In the genome of Rhizobium sp. NZLR1, the window CAGGTCTTGGTCCGCACCTTGCCACCGCATGTCACGATCGCTCGCATGGGCGGAGACGAATTCTGCATCATCCTCGCAAATACGTCCCGCCAACAGACGGAAGCGTTGTCGGCCGATCTGCTGAAGACTTTCGCCGGCGAGTTCGCAGATCTCGCAACCTCTTCGGGATTCGGCGCCAGCATCGGCATTGCCTTGTACCCGGAGCACGGCGTTACCGATCGGCGCCTCAGAAACAATGCCGACATGGCGCTTTACCGGGCCAAGAGCGGCGGCCGCGGCAGAGCCTGCACATTCGAGCAGGCGATGGACATTGAATTGCATGCCAAGCGGCAGCTCGAGCATGATCTGCGGCACGCACTCGGCAAAGGTGATCTGTTCCTCGTCTACCAGAGGATCGTTGACACATCCTCGCAAGAGCCGTGCGGTTACGAGGCATTGTTGCGATGGCGTCATGCAAGCAGAGGCATCCTTGCACCGGCAGACTTCATCACTGTCGCCGAAGAAACCGGCTGCATCATCCCCATCGGGATCTGGGTCCTGGAAGAAGCTTGCAGCGAAGCAGCCTCGTGGAAAACCCCGCTGACGATCGCGGTCAACATCTCGCCGGTTCAGTTTCTGATGCCGAACCTGGTGGAGCAGTTCTCGCAAATTCTTGCGAAAACCGGACTGCAGCCTGACCGCCTGGAGCTTGAGATCACCGAGTCGGCGCTGTTTCACGATCGGGCTGCCGTCCTTTCCACGCTCGGTCAGCTGCGCTCGATGGGGATCCGGATCGTCCTGGACGACTTCGGGACCGGTTATTCCTCGCTCAGCAACCTCCGCGATTTTCCGTTCGACAAGCTGAAAATCGATAGACGCTTCCTTGCCGGCATCGGCGTCGATCCCACCATCAGGGCGCTGTTTGAGAATGTCATCGAGATGGCGTCGACGCTCAACCTGCCGGTAATTGCCGAAGGGGTCGAGACGCAGGAACAGCTTGCGATCCTTCATGCAAGCCATCCGGCGCAGATGCAGGGCTTCCTGTTCGGCAAGCCCGAGGCAGCACCGAGCAGCCGCGCGCCGTTGAAAGCCATCGCCTGATCCGCCTGGGCAGAATTATGGGCTTTCCAGCAAGCTCCGGACTACTTTCCGTCTAGCCACTCCTGCAGCTCTGCCTCGGCCCGCTCCAGAGCGCTGTAGTTCAGCAGCTTGCGCAGGAAAGCCACCGTAATGGCGCGGGCGCGGAGATTGAAGCGGCCGTCCTCGTGGTCGTCGCCGGCGCTCTGGTAGACGTCGAGCTTGTCGTAGAGCTGCTGCAGGCGGTTCTGCACGCTACGCAGCGACAGGCTGCGGCGTTTGGCAATGGCCCGGTCGGTGAGACCGAGCGCGATATCGACGAGGATCTCGTATTCGGAATCGGTAAAGCCGTTCGCCTGGCCGAGGCTCTTTTGCTGCAGGCCGCGCACCTCGCGGTCGATGACGCACTGGCTCTCGATGAAGATCGAGCGCAGCGCCAGCTTCAGCCGCTCGTCGGAGGCGGATTTCAGCACATAGCCGTAGGCTGCGCCATCCGGCACGATGCGCGAGACGCCGCGCACATAGGCCTCGTCCGAATAATTCGACCAGAACAGGATGCGGGTCTCCGGCCGCTCCTTCCAGATGGTGCGTGCCGCCTCGATGCCGTTGCGGCTGACCATCTGCAGGTCCATGACGATATGCGCCGACTTGTGGTCGCGGGCGAGCTTCTCGCCGACGGTGCCGTTCTCAGCCTCGATCACCGTATCGCATTCCGGCAGGGCGGCGTTGACAGCCTCATGCAGATAGGAACGGTGCAGCGGGTCGTCCTCGACGATCAGAACCTTCATCGTGTCTCTCCTCGGTCCGGGCCGCTCGCCGGGTCGTGCGGGGTTAGCGGTAGCACGACGCGCACCACAGTCCCGCGATTGTTGTGGCCGGGGCCGGTGGCGAAGCGCGCTGAGATCAGCCGCGCACGGGTCTTCATATTGTCGATGCCGCCGCCGATCCGTCCCCGCGCCTTGGCGAGCCCGGTCCCATCGTCGAAGATTTCGATCGACAGCCGCTCCCCGTCGGCCTCAAGCCGCACGGTCACGGCCAGCGGGGCGGCATGGCGCACCGCATTGTTGATCGCCTCCTGGGCGATCCGGAATAGCGCGACGCTGACGGTCGGTTCCAACCGCTCCAGTGCACCATGCGTTTCGTCGACGAGGCCCCATTCGATGGCCGATCCCGTGTCGCGGGTCGATCGGTCGAGATGATGCTCGATCGCCTGCGCGAGACCGAAGAGCTGGAGCACCGAGGGCTTTGCCTGTTCGATGATCTGCCGCAGATCCTGCATGCAATGCTGCAGGGAACGGGAGACCGGCTCCAGCGCCTCGGGCGCCACCTCGCCGTTGCGCGACAGCCGGTCGATCCGGCGGGCAAGCCGCGTCAGGTCGGCAAGCGTCTGGTCGTGCAGGTCCATGCCGATCCGCTGGCGTTCCTGCTCCAGTGCCTCGGTCAGCTTCAGCGCCCCCTGCCGCAATCCCTCCTCGCGGGCGCGAGCCTCCGCCTCGACGATGGCCGAGCGTTGCGCCTGCTCGGCAGCCTGCAGCGCGAAGAAATAGGGGGTCAGCAGGTCGGCGATGATGCGGGCGCGTTCGATATCCTCCATCGTGTAGACGCCCGCCGTTCGCGACGAACAGGAGAGCGCGGCGATGATCGTGCCCTGCACCTTCATCGGCACATGCAGGCGGCTCCTCAGCGACTCTTCGACGATCGGCCGCTTGAAGGCGCCCTCGAAGTGGAAACGCGGGTCCGTCATGGCGTCGTCCGCCAGCAGAAAGTCCACCTCGCCCCAGAGCAGCGAACGGATCGGGCTGTTGACCACGGGCGCGCCGGCAAGGTTGCCCCAGGCGGTTTCGATGCCCGTCTCGTAGGCCGTATGGTAGTTGCCTCCCTCAAGAAGCACACAGACATCGAGATGGTCGTGCGGGATGATATGAGCGACTTCGGCCGCAACCGAACGGATAGCCGAGCGGAAGTCGAGCTGGCCCGCGAGCAGCCGAGAAATACCGAGATAGTGGTCGAACATGGCTGCGGGTGCGAGATGCAGCATGGTAGTTCCTCCCCGAGACGGCAGCAGGCTCCTCAACCCGCGGCGATCCCCTTGCAGTAAGCGCCCACGGAAGCGCCGCCGTCTTGCGTAAACCCGCAGCTAATTGCGCAAAACCCGCAAACGACTTGCTGCCTTGCCCCTGTACAGGCCGGTCGATCTCCCGCATCCTGCCCTTACTGAGAGGAGGAAGCTCAGTGCAAGAACAATTTTCACTCGAGCCCGATTGGGTTGGCAGGAGTGAAGCGATCCGCCGACCAGCGCGATCATCAGGGAGGAAGACATGACAATCCGCAAGATGCTTCTGGCATCGGCCGCTATTGCTTGCGCCGCGATGCCCGTTTCCGCCTTTGCCGACACAGCGGCCAAGAAAATCGCCCTTTCCAACAACTATGCCGGCAATTCGTGGCGCCAAGCCATGCTGACGAGCTGGGGAAAGGTGACGGGTGAAGCCGTGAAGGCCGGCGCCGTTGCCGCAGCCGACCCTTTCACCACCGCCGAGAACCAGGCGACGGAACAGGCCGCGCAGATCCAGAACATGATCCTGCAGGGCTATGACGCCATCGTGCTGAACGCAGCCTCGCCGACGGCGCTGAACGGCGCGGTCAAGGAGGCCTGCGACGCCGGCATCACCGTCGTTTCCTTTGATGGCATCGTGACCGAGCCCTGCGCCTGGCGCATCGCCGTCAACTTCAAGGAAATGGGCCGCAGCGAAGTCGAGTACCTGTCGAAGAAACTGCCTGATGGCGGCAACCTGCTCGAAATCCGCGGCCTTGCCGGTGTCTTCGTCGACGACGAGATCTCGGCAGGCATCCACGACGGCGTCAAGCAGTTCCCGCAGTTCAAGATTGTCGGCTCCGTTCATGGAGACTGGGCGCAAGACGTGGCGCAGAAGGCTGTTGCCGGCATCCTGCCGAGCTTGCCCGACATCGCCGGCGTGGTAACGCAGGGCGGCGACGGTTATGGCGCCGCACAGGCGATTGCGGCGACAGACCGGAAGATGCCGATCATTATCATGGGCAACCGTGAAGACGAACTGAAGTGGTGGAAGGAGCAGAAAGAGGCGAAGAGCTACGAGACCATGTCCGTGTCCATCGCGCCGGGTGTCTCCACGCTCGCCTTCTGGGTCGCCCAGCAGATCCTCGACGGCAAGCAAGTCAAGAAGGACCTCGTCGTGCCCTTCCTGCGCATCGACCAGGACAATCTCGAAACCAACCTTGCCAATACCCAGGCCGGCGGCGTTGCCAACGTGGAATACACGCAGGCAGACGCGATCAAGGTCATCGAGTCGGCAAAGTAAATCTCCCGGCGACCGCCGCGCGCCCGCAAATGGCCGCGCGGCATTCTTTGCAAGCAGGCATGGCGGGCAGCATGGATGAGGTTTTGAAGGCGGTGATCGCCGTCGATGGCGCCAAGGTGAGCTTCGGCGCGGTCAGGGCGCTCGACGGCGTCACACTCCGCGTCATGCCGGGCGAATGCGTCGGGCTCGTCGGACATAACGGAGCCGGCAAATCGACGATCGTCAGCGTGATCAACGGCGGCCTCACACCGCACGAAGGAAGTGTGGCAAGCGACGGCGAGCGGCTGGAGCGCTATGGCATCAACGTGGCGCGAGCCCGCGGCGTGCGCTGCGTCTTCCAGGAGCTTTCGCTCTGTCCCAACCTCTCCATCGTCGAGAACACGCGCATCATGCATCGTCATCTCGGCGGTTTCGGCTGGCGCAGGCGCGCCGAAAAAATCATCGAGAAGAGCCTCGATGCCGTCTTTCCCGGCCATGGTATCGACAGCAGCCGGGCCGTGGGCGATCTTTCGATCGCCGAGCGGCAGATGGTCGAGATATCAATGGCCTTTTCCGACGCCGGTGTTGCGCCGCGGCTGGTGATCCTCGACGAACCGACCTCGTCACTCGATGCAAGCCTTGCCCGCCAGATGCTCGATCATGTCCGCCGCTTCATCGCCGCCGGCGGATCGGTCATCTTCATCTCGCATATTCTGCACGAGATCCTCGAAACCTCCGACCGCATCGTCGTCATGAAGGACGGCCGCGTCGTCGCCGAGCGTCCGGCGCAGGGCTTCGACCATCACGGCCTTGTGGAAGCGATGGGCACCGTCGCCAAGGAGGAAACCAAGCAGCGCCCGGGGCGCGAACAATCCACCGCTCCGCTCATTCTGTCCCATCAGACGAAAGGCCTGCCCTTCGCTGCCCGCAAGGGAGAAATCATCGGACTGGCGGGACTGGCCGGCCACGGGCAGACCGAACTGCTGCTTGCCCTGCATGCCGCCCAGTCCGGCAACTGGCTGCCTGAGCGCGATCCGCTCGTCACCTTCGTCGCCGGCGACCGCCGCCTTAACGGCGTCTTCGAACTCTGGAGCATCCTGCGCAACTTCTCCATCGCCTCGCTCGGTGACCTCACCCGGCGCGGCCTGATCCTTTCCGGCGAAGAGGAGATGAAGGGCGCCGACTGGAGGCGGCGGATCGAAATCCGCACGCCCGATATGGCCAATCGCATCCTGTCGCTTTCCGGCGGCAACCAGCAGAAGGTGCTCTTCGCCCGCGCACTTTCAACGCGCGCGCCGATCGTGCTGATGGACGATCCGATGCGCGGCGTCGACGTCGGGACCAAGCAGGAGGTCTACGCCATCATCCGCGACGAAGCGGCGCGTGGCCGCACCTTCATCTGGTACTCGACCGAAATGGACGAAGTGAGCCTCTGTGACCGCGTCTACGTCTTCCGCGAAGGCCGCATCACCGCCGAACTTGCGGGCGACGCGGTCAACGAGAAGAATATCATCGCCGCCTCCTTCGAAGGGCTCGCCGCATGACGTTCCGGCTGTCGTCCGACGCCATGCGTCTTGCCATCCCCGCTCTGTCGCTGACGCTGCTGCTCGCCGCCGTCTTCTGGCTGCAGCCGCGCGCCATGAGCTATGTCGGGCTCAACCTGCTGTTCAATCTGGCTGTGCCCATCGCGCTGGCGACGATCGCCCAGATGCTGGTGATGGCGGTCAACGATCTCGATCTCTCGATGGGCACCTTCGTCAGCTTCGTCGCCTGCGTAACCGCAACCTTTCTGCGGGATGCTCCACTGACCGGCATCCTGATCCTTGCCGGCGCGATCGCCATCTATGCGGGCCTCGGTGTCGTCATCCATTTGCGCAACCTGCCGTCCATTGTCGTCACCCTCGGTATGAGCTTCGTCTGGGGCGGCCTTGCCGTGCTGTTGCTGCCGGCACCCGGCGGTCAGGCGCCGGACTGGGTGCGCTGGCTGATGACCGTCAAACCGCCACTGGTGCCGATGGCGATCGTCGCCAGTATTATCATCGCCGCTGTCGCTCATCTTCTCGTTATGCGCTCCTCGCTTGGCGTGCTGATCCGCGGCATCGGCGGCAACCAGCGCTCGGTCGAGCGCGCCGGCTGGTCGATTGTCGCAGCGCGCGCCAGCGCCTACGGTCTTGCCGGCTTGTTTGCGGTGCTTGCCGGCATCGCCCTCGTCGGCCTGACGACCTCCGCCGATGCCAATATCGCGCTGCGCTACACGTTGCTGTCGATCGCCGGCGTCATCCTCGGCGGCGGCGAGTTCATCGGCGGCCGCGTCTCCCCTGTCGGCGCCGTCATCGGCGCGTTGACCCTGACGCTTGCCGGCTCGTTCCTATCCTTCCTGCGCATCTCGCCGGACTGGCAGATCGGGGCTCAGGGCGCGATCCTGATCATCGTGCTCGCGCTTCGCCTGATGCTGAACCGCTTGGAGAAGCGGGAGAAACGCCGATGACCGCACTCCTCAGCCTTTTCGGCAAACCCTGGATCTGGTCGTGGCTTGCCGCGTTCATCGTCTGGTTCCTGACGATCATGGTGACGCTCGGCGCCAGCACGCTCGGCCTGTCGCAGGCAGCACTCACCTTCGCTGCCTTCTCGGTCATCGTCGGCATCGGCCAGATGTTCGTCATCACTCTCGGTCCCGGCAATATCGATCTCTCGGTTCCCGCCACGATGACGCTTGCCGGCACGGTGGCGCTGAAGCTGATGAATGTCGAAAACGGCATGATCCTGCCCGGCCTTCTCGGTGCCGTCGTCATCGGCCTTGTCGTCGGCCTCGGCAATTATGCGCTGATCAAGGCGCTGCGCATTCCGCCGATCATCGCCACGCTGTCCATGAGCTTCATCGTCCAGTCCGCCGCGATCTGGACGAACCGGGGATTGCGCATCAAGCCTCCGAGCATGCTTGCGGAGTTCACCACCTCGAACACGCTCGGCGTGCCGAATGTGGCGATCGTCGCGCTTGTCATCTCGCTGCTTGCCTGGTTCCTGCTCGAGAAGACGATCTACGGGCGCTGGATCTCGGCGATCGGCCAGAGCATGCCGGCGGCGCGCATGGCCGGCATACCGGTGGACGGCACACGCTTCGTCACCTATCTGTTCTGCGCTGTGCTCGCCGCGGTCGCAGGCTATTTGCTTGCCTGTTTCTCCGGCGGCGCGGCGCTCAATATGGGCTCGGAATATCTGCTGATGTCGATCGCCGTCGTCGTGATCGGCGGCACGGCGGTTGCCGGCGGCGATTCCAACGTGCCGGGTATCTGGGGTGCATCGCTCTTCATGTTCCTGGTCGTCTCGATGCTCAACACTTACGGGGTCGGCGCGGGCATCCGCCTCATCATGACCGGCCTCATCATCATCAGCGTCATCATGCTCGCCGGCGGTCGCCGGGCCGGCATGCGATAAACGGAAAGACCGCCATGGCCGAGGCCAGCATCTACGAAATCCACGACCCGCGCTTCCGGCAGCTGATCGTGACGAGCGCCGCTCTCGACGAACTTTATTCCGGTTGCCGCTGGGCGGAGGGTCCCGTCTGGTTCAACGATGCGAACCAGCTGCTGTGGAGCGACATTCCCAATCAGCGCATGCTGCGATGGACGCCCGAGAGTGGTGTCTCCGTCTACCGGCAACCCTCCAACTTCGCCAACGGCCATACACGCGACCGGCAGGGGCGGCTGATCTCCTGCGAACATGGCGCCCGCCGCGTCACGCGCACCGAGGTCGATGGCTCGATCACCGTGCTCGCCGATCGTTTCGAGGGCGCCAAGCTGAATTCGCCGAACGACGTGGTGGTGAAATCCGACGGCACGATCTGGTTCACCGACCCCACCTACGGCATCATGTCGGACTATGAAGGCTATCGCGCCGTACCGGAGCAGCCGACCCGCAACGTCTACCGGCTCGATCCGGCGACCGGGGGGCTTGCGACTGTCGCCACCGATTTCATCCAGCCGAACGGCCTTGCCTTCTCCCCCGACGAGACGATTCTCTATGTGGCGGATTCAGCCGCAAGCCATGATGAGAGCCTGCCGCGCCATATAAGGGCTTTCGACGTGGTCGACGGCCTCAGGCTTCAAAACGGCCGCGTCTTCTGCCTGATCGACAGCGGCATTCCGGACGGCATCCGCACCGATGTGAACGGAAACCTCTGGTCGAGTGCCGGTGATGGCGTGCATTGCTTCGATCCGATGGGAAAACTGATCGGCAAGATCCGCGTGCCGCAAACCGTCGCCAACCTCACCTTCGGCGGGCCGAGGCGCAACCGGCTGTTTATTGCGGCGACGCGTTCGGTGTATTCGGTCTATGTCGCACTCAGCGGTGCTCAGATGCCGTAAGAGCGATCGTCAGTGCTTGACGTTCCCATCGCCTCGAACCCTCCCCCGACTTGGCTTTGGTCTTCGCCGTTTGGCGGCGGTCGGCTGACAGCGAGCGGCCATTGCGGCGGACGTAGCGTTTGTCGGTGGCGGTATCGATGAGTTCGCGCTTGGTCATGTCGTTCATCCCTGTGGTTGCCGTCTCGTTAAAGTGCGTCGCGATCTTTCAGATTCGCTCCTCGCGCGTTAGCTCTTTGCTTTTGCGCATGTCGTTGCCGCAAAACCGCTGCACGCTTTTGCGCGACATGCTTTAGAACGCACGCCACGGCAAAAAGGCGCATGGAATCAAAAGCATCTCGCGACTCGCAAAACGAGAAACTTAGGCGTGTTAAGTGCTTGAATTTAGATTCGTTTTGACTCGGAACAAATGGCGGGGTCAGCCGTTGACTCGCGTTGGTTGCGTGAGGGAGTCGGGTCGATGGTTGCGCCGCGAGCGAATTGGAAGGGCTATATCAAGTTCGGAGAAGTCGCGTTTCCCGTTGCGCTCTACACGGCGGCATCCTCTTCCGAACGGATCGCCTTCAATACCTTGAATCGAAAGACCGGCAATCGTGTCCGGCGCGAGTTCGTCGATAGCGAAACCGGCGATGCCGTCGAGCGCGACGATCAGGTCAAAGGCTTCGAGATTGAGGATGGGCGATACGTCGTCCTCGAACCCGATGAAGTCGCGGCCGCAATTCCAAACAGCGACAAGACGCTGAAGGTCGAAGCGTTCATTCCCATTGACGAGGTCGACGACGTCTATTTCGACAAGCCTTATTATCTTGCTCCTGACAAGATGGGCAGCGATGCCTACAAGCTGCTGCGCGACGGCATGACGAAAGCCAAGGTCGCCGCAATTGCCCGCACGGTTCTGTTCAGGCGCCTGCGCACCGTTCTCATTCGGCCGCATGGCAGCGGCCTCATTGGCTCCACCTTGAACTACGACTATGAGGTCCGCTCGTCGGAAAAGGCTTTCGAGGAGATGCCGGATCTGAAGATCGAGGGCGAGATGCTGGAGCTTGCCAAACACATCATCAACACGAAAAAAGGCCAGTTCGATCCCAAGCAGTTCGAAGACCGGTATGAAAAGGCGGTGGCGGAGCTGGTGAAGGCCAAGATAGAGGGCCGGACTCTGCCGAAGAAAAAGGCGGTCGCCGCGTCCAAGCCGAGCGATCTTCTGCAGGCGCTGCGTGAAAGTGCGGGAATGTCCGCGCCTGCCAAGACCAAACGCACCGCGGCCAACGCCAATGCCGGCAAGAGCAGGCAAAAAGCCACTCGAGCGTCCGGATCCAAGGGCCGCAGCACCGGCGCCCACCAGCGCCGTGCCGGCTGATCGAGGAGGAAGTGATAGTGCCCCGCCCCCACTGGAAAGGCTATCTGAAGCTGTCGCTGGTGACCTGCCCCGTCCAGATGACGCCGGCCACGTCGGAAAACGAAAAGGTACGCTTCCACACTTTGAACCGGGAAACCCGGAACCGCGTCGTGAGCCACTATGTCGATTCCGTCACCGGCAAGGAGGTCAAGGAGGAGGACGAGGTCAAGGGCTATCAGCGCGATGAGAACGAGTATGTGATCCTCGAAGACGAGGAACTGGAAAACGTCGCGCTGGATAGTACCAAGACCATCGACATCGAGGTCTTCGCACCGCGCGACGGTGTCGAATGGATCTGGCTCGATACGCCCTATTACCTCTCTCCGGACGACCCGGTCGGTGAGGAGGCGTTCACGGTTATCCGCGACGCCATGGCAGCCGAGAATATGGTCGGTATTTCCAGGCTGGTGATCTCGAGGCGGGAACGCGCCGTCATGCTCGAGCCACGCGGCAAGGGTATCGTGCTCTGGACGCTGCGTTACGGTGACGAGGTTCGCGACGCCAAGACCTATTTCGAGACGGTTGACGATGACGCAGCCGACAGCGAGATGATGCCGCTGGTTCAACAGCTGATCAAAAAGCAGACGCAGCACTGGAGCCCGAAAATGGTCTCCGATCCGGTTCAGGACAAGCTTCTCGATATCATCGATGCGAAGCGGAAGCAGATGAAAAAGCCGGGCAAGGCGAAGCCCAAGGCGAGCGAAAGGGAAGAGCCGGCGCCGAGCAACGTCATTAACATCATGGATGCGCTTCGCAAGTCGGTCGAAGCGGAAAACCGGTCCGGGAAGGGCAAACATCCATCATGACGCGTTCGCGCCGCCCCTCATTACCATTTCTCAACGAGTCCAACACAACGCTGCAGTCTCGTCCGATCCGCAAGCGCGATCCCGACCAGCCAGGCCTGCCCTTCGATCCAATGCCGGCGAGGATCGAGCCCTGCCTTGCGCTGCTGAAACCCACCGTGCCGCTGGGTTCGGATTGGCTCTACGAGGCGAAGTGGGATGGCTACCGGCTGGCGATCCATATCGAGCCGAAGAGCGTTCGTGTCATTACGCGTGGTGGCCATGACTGGACCGACCGCTTTCCCACCATCGCCGCGGCGGCCAAAGAACTGGGTGTGGCCACCGCCATACTGGACGGGGAAGCGGTGGTTATGGACGAGCACGGCCGATCGGATTTCGGCGCATTGCAACGTTCGCTCGGCGGTCGAGGCGGCAAGCGGGTCTCGTCCGAGTCGATGCTCTACGCCTTCGACCTTTTGTATCTTGACGGACATGACCTGACCGGCACCGAACTCGCCGTGCGTCGGCACCTTCTTGAAGACCTGATACCAGAAGGCGGCAATGGGCAGATCCGCTTTTCCGAAGAGATAGACCAGCCGGCCGAAGACCTCCTCGAGCATGCCTGCCATCATCGGCTGGAGGGCATCATCGCCAAGCATCGCGACCGGCCCTACCGCAGTGGCCGAACAGGCGACTGGCTGAAGATCAAATGCGTTGAGAGCGAGAGCTTCATGATCGTCGGTTACGAACAGTCGGCATCCGCGCGCGGCGGCATCGGCAGCCTGCTGCTCGCCGGCAAGAAGGGTTTTGACTGGATTTCCGTGGGGTCGGTCGGAACCGGTTTTAGCACTAGCGATGCCGAGCACCTGAAAAAGACGCTCGACCGATTGAAGACGACCCGGCCGGTCGTTCCCCTGAAGGGCAAGCGCTACGTCTTCGTGCAGCCGACACTGATCGCCGAGATCGAGTTTCGCGGTTGGACCGATGACGGCAGTCTCCGCCACGCTTCGTATAAAGGGCTGCGCGAGGTTCAGGACAACGCGGCCGTGTTCGATATGACCGGCTTCGGCAGTTGAGGATCACGATCGCCTGTGGTCCCCTTGGGAAGCTCCAAATCCGAAGCGGCAGCAGCCTCAGACGTCGTCCTGAAGGTAGCGCTCCGCGAGCCTTGCCCACATTGCCGCGCCAACCGTCAGGCTGGCATCGGCGAAGTCGTATTTGGTGCTATGCAGCATGGCGGAATTCATGCCATTGCCGAGACGCAGGAAGCTGCCCGGCTTGTGCTCGAGAAAGTGTGAAAAATCCTCGCTGCCGGGAATGAGCGGGCAAGTCGCGACCCTGTCTTCGCCGATCAGTTCAACGGCTACGATCCGGGCAAAATCCGTCTCAACAGGCGAATTGACGACGACAGGATTACCGCGATCGTAGTCGATCTCGATGGAAGCATCGTGACCTTCGGCCACTGAGCGGGCTAGCTTGGTGATGCGCTGCTGCAGAAGATCGCGGATGCGCGGCTCGAAAGAGCGCACGCTCAATGCGAGCTTGGCATATTCCGGAATGACGTTGACCGCATCGCCGGCATGGATCGTGCCGACGGTAACGACCGCCGTCTGGGTCGGATCGAGGTTGCGCGAGATGATCGTCTGCAGCGAGACGACGAGGTTGCATGCCACGACCACGGGATCGATGGTCAGGTGCGGGCGCGAGGCATGGCCGCCTTTGCCCTTGATGGTGATATTGACGGTATCCGAGGCCGCCATCATCGGGCCTGATCGCAGCAGCAGGGTGCCTTCGGGAGCGCCGGGGTGGTTGTGCAGACCAAAGATTGCGTCGAACGGAAACCGCTCGAACAGGCCGTCGGCGATCATCGCCTGGGCGCCGCTATTCTTGCCCGCCTCTTCCGCCGGTTGGAAGATCAGTGTCACCGTGCCGCTGAAGCGGCGGGTGCGGGCGAGATATTCGGCTGCGCCGAGCAAGACGGTCGTGTGGCCGTCATGGCCGCAGGCATGCATCTTACCGGGAGTGTTGCTGGCATAGGAAAGCCCCGTTGCCTC includes:
- a CDS encoding Ku protein encodes the protein MVAPRANWKGYIKFGEVAFPVALYTAASSSERIAFNTLNRKTGNRVRREFVDSETGDAVERDDQVKGFEIEDGRYVVLEPDEVAAAIPNSDKTLKVEAFIPIDEVDDVYFDKPYYLAPDKMGSDAYKLLRDGMTKAKVAAIARTVLFRRLRTVLIRPHGSGLIGSTLNYDYEVRSSEKAFEEMPDLKIEGEMLELAKHIINTKKGQFDPKQFEDRYEKAVAELVKAKIEGRTLPKKKAVAASKPSDLLQALRESAGMSAPAKTKRTAANANAGKSRQKATRASGSKGRSTGAHQRRAG
- a CDS encoding Ku protein; translated protein: MVPRPHWKGYLKLSLVTCPVQMTPATSENEKVRFHTLNRETRNRVVSHYVDSVTGKEVKEEDEVKGYQRDENEYVILEDEELENVALDSTKTIDIEVFAPRDGVEWIWLDTPYYLSPDDPVGEEAFTVIRDAMAAENMVGISRLVISRRERAVMLEPRGKGIVLWTLRYGDEVRDAKTYFETVDDDAADSEMMPLVQQLIKKQTQHWSPKMVSDPVQDKLLDIIDAKRKQMKKPGKAKPKASEREEPAPSNVINIMDALRKSVEAENRSGKGKHPS
- a CDS encoding M20 aminoacylase family protein, translated to MPTLDNAYARVSDFEAMEAELKATRQYLHARPELSFEEAETARYVAEKLEGWGYDVTRNVGGHGVVARLSAGKGDKSIAIRADMDALPIVEATGLSYASNTPGKMHACGHDGHTTVLLGAAEYLARTRRFSGTVTLIFQPAEEAGKNSGAQAMIADGLFERFPFDAIFGLHNHPGAPEGTLLLRSGPMMAASDTVNITIKGKGGHASRPHLTIDPVVVACNLVVSLQTIISRNLDPTQTAVVTVGTIHAGDAVNVIPEYAKLALSVRSFEPRIRDLLQQRITKLARSVAEGHDASIEIDYDRGNPVVVNSPVETDFARIVAVELIGEDRVATCPLIPGSEDFSHFLEHKPGSFLRLGNGMNSAMLHSTKYDFADASLTVGAAMWARLAERYLQDDV
- the ligD gene encoding non-homologous end-joining DNA ligase, with product MTRSRRPSLPFLNESNTTLQSRPIRKRDPDQPGLPFDPMPARIEPCLALLKPTVPLGSDWLYEAKWDGYRLAIHIEPKSVRVITRGGHDWTDRFPTIAAAAKELGVATAILDGEAVVMDEHGRSDFGALQRSLGGRGGKRVSSESMLYAFDLLYLDGHDLTGTELAVRRHLLEDLIPEGGNGQIRFSEEIDQPAEDLLEHACHHRLEGIIAKHRDRPYRSGRTGDWLKIKCVESESFMIVGYEQSASARGGIGSLLLAGKKGFDWISVGSVGTGFSTSDAEHLKKTLDRLKTTRPVVPLKGKRYVFVQPTLIAEIEFRGWTDDGSLRHASYKGLREVQDNAAVFDMTGFGS